In a genomic window of Dyadobacter fermentans DSM 18053:
- a CDS encoding TolC family protein: MFHSLRYSALVLALFCGMTVPETVLAQQNVTQPANTYSLEDCIRIALETNPQVKQSEITVQTNGNTYEQSKWERWPSISFSAGQGFRSGRNIDPFTNQFVQQNVSSNNYQLGGQVTLFSGFQISNNIKFNNANYQASAKDLEATRNDIMLNVALSYLQVVTNEELIIVAQRQVDASQLQVDRTAKLVEAGTLAESNLLDLKSQLANDELTLVNAQNNLETAKLNLKQFMNMPGSEVINVVKIPVKDPTLQAYDATIQEIYETALNNLPQMKAANMRIEASKINVDLARGARMPTLTLNGGIYTAYSSAAPKERFVGDGTGSTVIEVPSQTDYILVDDKPVPIIQRVSTPNGSLQSFRYFNQLDFNRNSAINLNLNIPIFNNFRVKYNVANARLQQKTYEYQAQQVQLTIRKNVEQAYIDMTNAAKRYSATANQVRALQETFRVAQVRFDVGAINSVEYNIAKANLDRANGNLVQTKYDYVFRTKILDFYMNRPLSDF; this comes from the coding sequence ATGTTTCACTCTTTACGCTATTCCGCACTGGTTTTGGCATTGTTTTGTGGAATGACCGTTCCTGAAACCGTCCTGGCGCAACAAAATGTAACTCAGCCTGCTAACACCTATTCGCTGGAAGATTGCATCCGGATCGCCCTGGAAACGAACCCGCAGGTGAAGCAGTCGGAGATCACCGTGCAAACGAACGGCAACACTTATGAGCAATCCAAATGGGAGCGGTGGCCGAGCATCAGTTTCAGCGCCGGTCAGGGCTTCCGGTCGGGTCGTAACATTGATCCCTTTACCAACCAGTTCGTGCAGCAGAATGTGAGCTCCAATAACTACCAGCTCGGCGGGCAAGTGACGCTTTTCAGCGGTTTTCAGATCAGCAACAATATCAAATTCAATAATGCCAACTATCAGGCCAGCGCCAAGGACCTCGAAGCGACCCGCAACGACATTATGCTCAACGTCGCATTGTCCTATTTGCAGGTCGTAACCAACGAGGAGCTCATTATAGTGGCGCAGCGGCAGGTGGATGCTTCCCAATTGCAGGTCGACCGCACCGCTAAGCTGGTGGAAGCAGGTACATTGGCGGAAAGCAACCTGCTCGACCTGAAATCACAGTTGGCAAACGACGAGCTCACACTCGTAAATGCCCAAAACAACCTCGAAACGGCCAAGCTGAACTTGAAGCAATTCATGAACATGCCGGGCAGTGAGGTGATCAATGTGGTGAAGATTCCGGTAAAAGATCCCACATTGCAGGCCTATGACGCTACCATTCAGGAAATTTATGAAACAGCCCTGAACAATCTGCCCCAAATGAAAGCCGCCAACATGCGCATTGAGGCTTCCAAAATCAATGTAGACCTGGCCCGGGGCGCGAGAATGCCGACGCTGACTTTGAATGGCGGTATCTACACAGCCTATTCCAGCGCGGCGCCCAAAGAGCGGTTTGTAGGCGACGGAACGGGTAGTACGGTGATCGAGGTTCCTTCGCAAACGGACTATATTCTGGTGGACGACAAGCCCGTGCCCATTATTCAGCGTGTGTCCACGCCCAACGGTTCGTTGCAGAGTTTCCGCTATTTCAACCAGCTCGACTTCAACCGTAACTCGGCCATTAACCTGAACCTGAACATCCCGATTTTCAACAATTTCAGGGTAAAATATAATGTGGCCAACGCCCGGTTGCAGCAAAAAACATACGAATACCAGGCGCAGCAGGTGCAGCTCACCATCCGCAAGAATGTGGAACAGGCTTACATCGACATGACCAACGCGGCGAAACGTTACTCGGCCACTGCCAATCAGGTACGGGCATTGCAGGAAACATTCCGTGTGGCGCAGGTCCGGTTTGATGTGGGCGCAATTAACTCTGTGGAGTATAATATTGCCAAAGCCAACCTCGACCGGGCGAACGGTAACCTCGTTCAAACCAAGTATGACTACGTTTTCAGGACTAAAATCCTGGATTTCTACATGAACCGCCCGCTCTCCGATTTCTAG
- a CDS encoding nucleoside recognition domain-containing protein yields MALNYIFVSFFVIAFLIALLQFVFTGDVQTFKAITEGMLEMAKVAVMDIALPLTGVMAFFLGILNVGEKAGIIHVIARFIGPFFNKLFPEVPKDHPANGQMIMNFSANFLGLDNAATPFGLKAMQSLQELNPSKDTASNAQIMFLVLHTSGLQIIPLSIIAQRAILGAQSPSDVFIPCVVGTYVTTVVSMIITAIWQKINLFNRTVMLGLGSVTAMIALILWYLSGLPKEQIETVSILAGNSVLLAVVAGFLGWGMFKKVNVFEAFIEGAKGGFTTSVTIIPYLVGLLVAISAFRSCGAMDYMIDGLKWAFSLTGFNTDFTDALPVALMKPLSGSGARALMIDAMKEFGPDSFIGRLVCIFQGSADTTLYIVALYFGSVGIKNTRYAIVAGLIADFVGVIAGIWLGYLFFH; encoded by the coding sequence ATGGCTTTAAATTATATTTTCGTTTCGTTTTTCGTCATTGCCTTCCTGATTGCGCTTCTGCAATTCGTTTTCACGGGCGACGTCCAAACTTTCAAGGCCATTACTGAGGGAATGCTGGAAATGGCCAAAGTGGCTGTGATGGACATCGCATTGCCGCTCACAGGCGTAATGGCGTTCTTCCTCGGCATTCTGAATGTGGGAGAAAAGGCCGGGATCATCCACGTCATTGCGCGGTTTATCGGGCCGTTTTTTAACAAACTTTTTCCCGAAGTTCCCAAAGATCACCCGGCAAACGGCCAGATGATCATGAACTTCTCCGCCAATTTCCTCGGCCTCGACAATGCGGCCACGCCCTTCGGTTTGAAGGCGATGCAAAGCCTGCAAGAACTCAATCCCAGCAAGGATACCGCTTCCAATGCGCAAATCATGTTCCTCGTACTGCACACGTCAGGTTTACAGATTATCCCGCTGTCCATCATCGCCCAGCGCGCCATTCTGGGTGCGCAGAGCCCTTCGGACGTTTTTATCCCGTGCGTAGTGGGTACTTACGTTACCACGGTTGTGAGTATGATCATTACGGCTATCTGGCAGAAAATCAATCTGTTCAACAGAACGGTCATGCTGGGCCTGGGCAGCGTTACCGCCATGATCGCGCTGATATTATGGTACTTATCGGGCTTGCCCAAAGAGCAGATCGAAACGGTTTCAATTCTGGCGGGTAACTCGGTGCTGCTGGCTGTGGTGGCGGGTTTTCTTGGCTGGGGCATGTTTAAGAAAGTAAATGTGTTCGAAGCATTTATCGAAGGTGCGAAAGGCGGTTTCACCACATCGGTGACGATTATTCCGTATCTGGTAGGCCTGCTTGTGGCCATCAGCGCATTCAGAAGCTGCGGAGCGATGGATTATATGATCGACGGTTTGAAATGGGCCTTTTCATTAACAGGCTTTAATACCGATTTCACCGACGCATTGCCCGTGGCGCTTATGAAACCCCTCAGCGGGAGCGGTGCGCGCGCATTGATGATCGACGCCATGAAGGAGTTCGGTCCCGATTCGTTCATCGGCAGGCTGGTGTGCATCTTCCAGGGTTCGGCAGACACCACTTTATATATTGTTGCATTGTACTTCGGCTCAGTGGGCATCAAGAACACCCGCTATGCCATCGTAGCTGGTCTGATCGCCGATTTTGTCGGTGTAATTGCCGGAATATGGCTCGGTTACCTGTTTTTCCACTGA
- a CDS encoding T9SS type A sorting domain-containing protein: protein MKVTYTWTPQGGTKQTKVINSVRANEANEALPIEVKYISDPSTITFNGSTLSKSNTLSYPCGAAQKTVSIPAVATDPGAPVTYYFFYPNGWTGPASSNVPSVTVNTHVNQGGTIKVEAKRNDSNNFRTKISITITRPVPTKPVINSPDILLCSPKTITANASNATSYNWTSSGGITANSPGNTNSAQITGVSDGTVMVSATSSVCAMTSANSNPINVKRSAPLPASLSVTANGGGSPDFMCNGAGIMLSAYTAEPGTQFGMWTSSDPGNTILNSNGGTAYFNSYVNNCYGIDITVSNCFGSVQKGITICVDNCAKGTPIYKVFPNPAKDQVKIQFDDDVAREALPQVIKLFSEATGKEVRSIQGAEEFGSGSYQEDNTITLSVGDLPRGTYYLRLTSRDGNADNVRVVLE from the coding sequence TTGAAAGTTACGTACACGTGGACGCCACAGGGCGGCACGAAGCAGACCAAAGTAATCAACAGCGTACGGGCCAACGAAGCCAACGAAGCACTGCCTATCGAGGTGAAATATATCAGCGATCCTTCAACAATTACTTTTAACGGCTCAACACTCAGCAAAAGCAATACCCTTTCCTATCCTTGTGGAGCAGCTCAGAAAACCGTTTCGATCCCCGCTGTGGCCACAGACCCTGGCGCGCCCGTTACTTACTACTTCTTTTATCCGAATGGTTGGACAGGTCCAGCGAGTTCGAATGTGCCGTCAGTAACTGTCAATACACATGTCAATCAGGGTGGGACGATTAAGGTAGAGGCAAAGCGGAATGATAGCAATAATTTCAGAACTAAAATATCTATCACGATTACACGGCCTGTGCCGACTAAGCCGGTAATAAACTCGCCCGATATATTACTTTGCAGTCCCAAAACAATAACGGCCAACGCAAGTAATGCTACGAGCTACAACTGGACTTCCTCGGGAGGAATTACGGCAAATTCGCCGGGCAATACCAATTCCGCGCAAATTACCGGCGTTTCCGACGGAACTGTGATGGTTTCCGCTACTTCCTCGGTCTGTGCGATGACTTCGGCGAATAGCAACCCGATCAACGTAAAAAGAAGCGCCCCATTACCCGCTTCACTATCAGTCACCGCCAATGGCGGCGGATCGCCGGATTTTATGTGTAACGGCGCGGGGATCATGCTGAGCGCTTACACCGCCGAGCCGGGGACGCAGTTTGGGATGTGGACTTCCAGTGATCCGGGAAATACAATCCTCAATTCCAATGGCGGGACGGCTTATTTCAATTCCTATGTCAATAACTGCTACGGCATCGACATCACTGTGAGCAACTGTTTCGGTTCGGTGCAGAAGGGCATCACGATTTGCGTCGATAACTGCGCGAAAGGAACACCGATTTACAAGGTATTCCCCAACCCGGCGAAAGATCAGGTGAAAATTCAGTTTGATGACGACGTTGCCAGAGAGGCGCTTCCACAGGTCATCAAACTATTCAGTGAAGCTACCGGAAAGGAAGTCAGGTCAATTCAGGGAGCGGAAGAATTTGGAAGCGGTTCGTATCAAGAAGACAACACCATTACCCTGTCTGTGGGCGATCTGCCGAGAGGTACCTATTATCTAAGACTTACCAGCCGGGATGGTAATGCGGATAATGTGCGCGTAGTCCTGGAATGA
- a CDS encoding Crp/Fnr family transcriptional regulator, giving the protein MYYEFISSLSEILPVEDQTRILFQQRLKIVKVPKGRVLLSDGEACDKLWYLQSGIVRGYHLVSDGHGAFRDVTDWFANEGDFFHAADSFVKQLPSRECIETLEPSVLIYIARADLYELYANHPKACCIGRIIAERLLLGHQDLLRDMRTLSAHEKLESFRARSRELFNRVPQKYIASYLGISENYVSKLKARR; this is encoded by the coding sequence ATGTACTACGAATTTATATCCTCCCTGAGTGAGATCCTGCCTGTTGAAGATCAGACCCGGATACTGTTCCAGCAAAGGTTAAAAATTGTGAAAGTTCCAAAAGGCCGGGTCCTGCTGTCGGACGGTGAAGCTTGTGACAAGCTCTGGTATCTGCAATCCGGAATTGTACGTGGGTATCATCTCGTTAGCGACGGCCACGGCGCCTTCCGCGACGTGACCGACTGGTTTGCAAACGAAGGTGACTTTTTCCACGCAGCCGATAGTTTCGTGAAGCAGCTACCGTCACGCGAATGCATCGAGACGCTGGAACCCTCCGTGCTGATTTACATCGCGCGGGCTGACCTTTACGAACTCTATGCAAATCATCCCAAAGCCTGTTGCATTGGCCGTATTATCGCCGAACGCCTCTTGCTGGGCCATCAGGATCTGCTTCGCGACATGCGTACGCTTTCCGCCCACGAGAAGCTGGAATCGTTTCGCGCGCGTTCGCGGGAGCTCTTCAATCGCGTGCCACAAAAATACATTGCCTCCTATCTAGGCATTTCCGAAAACTACGTCAGCAAGCTCAAAGCCAGACGCTGA